The genomic stretch ATGAGAAAGAACCTTTGCTTTTGGGTATATTTTTTTAAAATCTTTTAACATTTCTCCATTGAAAGCATGATGAATGTAACAATATGCTTGATATGGAATAATTTTTTTATCCGTTTTTGTTTGAACATATTCAGCAAGATGAATATCAGGCAAAAAAATTATCTCATCATTCGGAAGTGAATTTACCATTTTTCCAGCGTTAGCAGATGTGCAAATAATATCACTCAATGCTTTTACGTCTGCATTAGTATTAATGTAACAAACAACTCCTGCATTAGGATGTTCGTCTTTTAATTTTTGCAAACCTTCAACATCACTCATGTCTGCCATTGAGCAAGTTGCCTCAAGGTTTGGCAAAAGTACTTTCTTCTCGGGGTTTAAAATTTTTGCTGTTTCAGCCATGAATTTTACTCCGCAAAAAACGATTATTTCTTCTTTAACTTCAGTTGCTTTTCGGGCAAGTTCCAATGAATCTCCAACAAAATCTGCAATATCATAA from Bacteroidota bacterium encodes the following:
- the nadA gene encoding quinolinate synthase NadA; protein product: MEQKDVIIQRIKKLKKEKNAIILVHNYQNPEIYDIADFVGDSLELARKATEVKEEIIVFCGVKFMAETAKILNPEKKVLLPNLEATCSMADMSDVEGLQKLKDEHPNAGVVCYINTNADVKALSDIICTSANAGKMVNSLPNDEIIFLPDIHLAEYVQTKTDKKIIPYQAYCYIHHAFNGEMLKDFKKIYPKAKVLSHPESPMDVLKNSDFVRGTGGMITAAKESDANEFIMVTECGMAERLQREMPEKKFHSFCNICSYMKMTNLFLVERALTKFEYEINVPNDVAKGAKKAIDKMLELS